Part of the Paenibacillus terrae HPL-003 genome is shown below.
CTCCATTGGAGACGCTGCTTGGTGCCAGCCTCAAAAAAGCCTCTAAATTAGAGACTCAAATGGACGATGTTCGTTCGTGTCCCTCGACACCACGGTTCAGCAAATTCCAAAATTGTTCAACCATGACCGATGCCGGATATGGCATCGAACGGGTAATCCACCATTCCAATACCCCTACCGCCGCTGAAATTAAAAATTGCACCGTTATGTCCCTGTTCATTTCCTGATCGAGGTTGATCGAATCCAGATGCTCGCACAGACTTTGCCGGAACATTGTCTCTATTTGGTTTCGAAAAACCGTACTTCCCTTGTTCGTCAGCATTATAGAGTAGAATGAAGCATGCTGCTCCAAATATTCAAACGTGCGCAGTAGTGCGGTTTTGGAAGGGAGATGAAAGAAGTTATCTTCAGACATACAATTGCGTAGTAACTCGTTAATTTGAGCTTCCATGCATTGATCGCGCAGATCGTACTTGTCAGCGAAATGCAAATAAACCGTTCCGCGATTGACATTCGCTTCCTCCGCAATTTGATTGATCGTAATTCTCTCGAATTCCTTTTCTGACATCAGCCTCATAAAAGCATCAATAATGGCTTGCCTCGATTTTTGAATACGCCTGTCCATATCCTTCTCCCCCTTTATACCATCCGAAAAAATGAACACTTCGAAGTCCTCTGTTGAAAAATCAACAACCAAGCTTGTTTTAGCCATTGAACCCCATGTATCGCTCTGATACATTCACTTTATAGAATTTATGTTGACGATTCAACATATGTTCAATTTTAGAGGAGCTGTAATCATGAAAGCTATTGTTTTACAATCTTTGGAATGATTTAAATCACATTGAATTAGGAGGGTTTAAAAATTGAAACTTACAGGAAACACGATTTTTATTACAGGCGGCGGTTCGGGAATTGGACGTGCGTTAGCAGAAGCTCTCCACAATCTTGGAAACAAAGTTATTATCTCCGGTCGACGTAAAGAGCGTCTGGAGGAGACGATCAAAGCGAATCCCGGCATGTCCGCAGTGGAATTGAATGTACAAGACCCTGCCAGCATAGAGGTGGCCGCCAAGCAGTTAATCAAAGAATACCCGGATTTTAATGTCTTGATTAACAACGCCGGCATCATACAGTCCGATGACGCGGCGGGCGTGGTCGATGAGGATGTTTTGATTTCGACTGTCACTACAAACTTGCTAGGTCCCATTCGGTTGACTTCTGCATTTATCGAGCATTTGAAGTCCAAAGAAGAAGCGGTTGTCATCAACACGACTTCAATACTTGGATTTGTACCATTAGCGACAACTGCTGTATACTCCGCGACGAAAGCAGCGCTTCATACCTATACGCTGTCCCAAAGGTACATGCTTAAAGACACATCGGTAAAAGTAATAGAAATTGTGCCCCCATGGGTTCAAAGCAACAACGATGAACCACGGGCGATGTCACTTACTTCATTCATTGATGCAACAATAAAGATACTTGGCACGGATACAGACGAAGTTCTGGTGGAAGAAGCGAAAATGTTTCGAAATAACCCTGGCCCGAACGAAGGTGTTTTTGTGACTCAGCTTAACGATACGATGAATTCTAAACCTCCAAAGATTCATTGATCCATCTGTAATTTAATTTTCAAAAATTTAGGCGAACATGAAGTAGACACTCAGTTCCGTCTCCTTCATGTTCATTTTATTGCAACTTGCACGTGGAGTAAGAAAAAGCGCTAAGCAGTCACACCCATGTTTACCTCTTAAATAATTTTGTTGATTTCACATAGCGTTTGGGTATTCCTGAAGTTCAAGCAGCTTAAGGTGACCATTGGGAATGCTCGTCCGAATTAGCAGGTCGAATGTGTCCGGTGAATCCGCTCCTCCGAAATGCCTCTTCCGGGCCAAGGGCCGGGCTTGTCCCGGCCAGAGGCGTTGAATACGATGTTAGATGACGTTCACCCACTTCTTCGAGTTGCATTCAAAGTAATTATTATTCTTGTTTCCATTTATGTGTTTCGAGTAGTTTTCCAGTTTCATAATAATACTTTATTACTTCAAGCATAGGAATTAATTCTATACAAATGTTATCGCAATAATTGCCTAACTGGCCACCAGCAACCAGAAGAATTTCACTGTTTCCCTGTTTATCGTTCATAAGAGTATATATATTACCATCAATTGTAATAGACACTATGAAATATTCCGGTCCGCCTCCAACTAATGCTGAATCTGTATCTGATACCTCAAAAAAAACTAATGTAAATTTATCTCCATCGAGTTTTCTTAAAAAACTTAAAGTGTCTGTCCATGTAGGATTCATAACTATTTCTTCATTGAATGTGGTCCCATTCCATTCATCAATACTAATAGATTTTATCATTTTTTCTTTTCATCCTTTTTAGACGGTTTTATTTATTTGGGTGCTTTCATCTAACGGTTCTGTATTCACGACCCCAGCGAATGCTGGGGTGTCCTGCAGCTATCTCCTTTTCCGAAATCTTCTGCCGGGCCGAGGGCGTATGCCCGATGCGTGATACTATGTTATCAGATGGACTATGACAATTTTGAGGATATTTACAAAATTTCTTCTCCCTTTAATATTTCATTTGAGAACTGGTCCACAGCCAACCACGTTGAAACATCCTCTTCGATATTCTTATTCCAAGCAATTAAAAAATGTACTTGGCATATCTCATTAGAATCAATTAGTGTCATAGGAATTTTAATGCCTTTATCAGAATTTAAGATAAAACCGTACTTTTCAAAGTCAGAGTTCAAACATAGCGATTTAGGAACCATATCTCCTTGATTTCTTCTTGCCATTAACATATCCCCGTCTTGTGTTCCCAAGTGTAAACGGTATACCTGATTCTCGTATTCGACAGCTTCAAGATCTTCCCCAGTATTAGATCCATAATCTGTCCAACTGTAACCCTCTTTCCAAGAAGCAGAAAAGCTGCACGTACTTAACTGAGTGTTCGTATAAGGCTTATTCTAAATACTGCTCCCCAACACTCTTCTACTGTCAGATGTAAAGCGAGATTGAGCTTGGGTCTACAGACAACTAGCTCACAATCAAATGAATCATAATAATATTTATATAATGACCCACCATTTTTGAGTTTATAACTTTGTTCTGGATGATAGAAGTTATCAGAGACTGTGAGTGAAAATTCAATTATTCCAAGAGGAGTATGTATTTGTAGCTGTAAGAGACTGTTTTCTTTAATTAAGACTTGTTCTCCATGAAATAGCTTCATTATTTCCCTCCTCATAGTCTTTCTGATAACGTTCCTGTATTCATGAGCCCCGTCAGGGGTTGTCTGCTGAAATCCCTCTCCGAAATCCATCTCGCAGACCCAGACTCCGTCAGGAGACGATGCTTGAATATGATGTTAAGTGAAGTTCTATCCTTCCCTGAAACACCCACTAAAAACTGCCAGCTTCATTAGCGTAGGAGTTCAAAGTGCTCTAGATCAACATTGAATTTGCCCTTTATTAATATATCTAACCCTAATAATCCGTTAATGTTATGAAATCTAAATGAAGTAAAATCTATTGGGGTATCCCTTAAGATATATTCTCCTACCTGTATCCCTTCTATCGTTTTGGTAAACGCGTGTTCTTTACCTCCGATTCCATAACTTGTTATAATATCATCTTCTAAGCCAACTCGAATTCCAATATCATCTACTTCGTCCTGTGAAATCAACGTATGACTTGCTCCTGTATCAATAACTACATTATTTATTACTTTCTTCTGCCCATTATAATGAATCGTTATTTCAGTAAATAACAATCCATCTCTATATTCAATTTTCATTTATAGATATCTCCTTAAGCCAACATTCTTCCGAACTTTCACAATAACCCGATCCTTAGAAGTATGATAAATCAAGGTCTTATCTTTGCTATTCAATAATTCTTTTGTTGCTTCTTCATCACTCACGGGGCCAATTACAGCAACATCATCTATGAATTCTTGATTATCTTTCTCTTCAGAATGAAGAATTTCGAACTTCACAAATTGATTCGGAAAGATTTGTTGTACTTCTTGCCACTTCACGTTAATCCCTCCAAACGTTTTTGGTTGTATTATATCATTTATTTGGTCTAATAGCTTTCAATAGAATTCCACTTAACGTTTCAGTGTTCGCGAATCCGAGAGGCTTAAAGAAGCGTAGCGACTGGGTGGCTCCGCCACTTAGCCTTGCAGGGTTGTCTGCTTGAGTTCTCTTCTTCGAAAACCATCTGGCAGACCAAGGGACGTGAGTACCTCAGCGTGAAAACGTTGTTATCTGAGGAATTGGCACCACTTCTTCGAATAGAGACAGGACGTCGACTCACACTATTTCTTTAATCTTATTTGTAATTTATCTTTAATCTCTTGCCTATATTCGCCTTGCATTTCATCAATTCGTGCTGCTAAAGTTGGGATCATCCATCGCTCAAGAAATCCGTCATTCATATCAGTGAGCTTAATATACTCGGTTAAATATTCCTTATTGAATAACTCTCGAAATTCTCTATTCATCAACCAACTTGGAACATTAGGCGGCAGCGAACGTGATTGAATCATCATTGAAGTTCTAGTAACATCTGCTTCTTGGTTACCTACTAATAGATTCAACCAATCAATAATTATTGGACCATTGGGTGAAATAATAATGTTATCTGGATGAAAATCATAATGACATATCGTATTTCCATCAGGTAATGAATTCAACATATCTATAATAATTTGCTTCTCATGATTTGATATCTCTTGTGAATTATTAATTTTATTAGTTATTTCCGGCTTAAGATTTGGAAAAATCTTATTCTCAACATTATGAATCTCATACTGAAGATTTGCCATTAGATTAGCATTATAAGATATGCTCCGTTCCGTTGGTTCGATATACCACAACATCGTGGGGCCATCTATTCTCTCATAAACGATACCTATCTTGCCTTCATATTCTACTAGTCCAGAATAATTAGGCGATCTCAACTTTAAGTTATTTATTATTTCTGCATTTTTCGCTTCATTAATCGCAGAGCTTTGATCATAAAATATCTTTATTACTTCAGTCTTTCCCCATCGATAAACTCTTGCAGTGTTGCCAATACCAAGTAATTCGCCGATTTTCATGGTTTTTTCCTCTCTTCGAGCAACAGGACGTTGCGCTTGGACTACTCATACATGTGATTGGGGACAATCTTTCAGATAACATTCTTGTATTCACGACCCAGCGAATGCTGGGTGCCTGGCGAATGCCAGGCCAAGGACGAATGTCCATAGCGTGAATATTATGTTATGTGAAGATTCCGGAATAGATAAGATAATTACTTATTTTTATTTATAATTAACTCTTTTATCCTTCTGTATATTTCAGGGATATTGATAGCAAATCCATTACCTTCATATTCTTTAATCGTCAATGTTCCTCCAAGAACTTTTTCATTTTCTTCTTCTGGTTTTAAATAAGAATGTTGTAAAATAGTCAAATCTATCATTTTTTGCTGTTGTGTAATTATATTCTGCTGATTTTGAATAGTCATATCGTTTGCTTGAGTTATCGCCCTCGCGAGCATTAATTGGCCTTGAAGATGTTGAATATTAGCCAATAATTGTTGTACATTAGGTTCCACAATCATTGGATTATATTGAGCATCTGTTAAAGTCACAGGTAACTTTAAATAGATGCTCAATGCATTACGTATTTGTTCCAATGCTATTTCAGATGAAGTAGGTGTGACAGAAAAAAGTATTTTCCCTGACTCATTCTGAATAATACTAGTTACCGTTTCAATACCAATCTCTTTTAAAAACTGTGCGAAATAAACTAAATACTGCTCACATGGAATTCTTACTTCTTCTGGAAAATCAAAAACACTAATTACCGAATTATCACTTTTTGAATAAAGCAAAATAGAAGCTTTATCATGTATCTCTTTTATTTGCTCAACGTATTGAGTAAAAACTTCCTTAATTGTTGAAGAATGATCAAACTTTTTGCATTTTATATAACATCCATTACTTATAACTTCGTCCTCTTGTTCCCACTCAATGCCAAAAGAATTGTAACTAGAAACCACCTGTTCCATGACCTGAGCAAATTCTGTAATACTATACGGATTTCTCCACTCTTCAAAGTCAAATTCTATATAAAAAATAAAAGCGATTGAATTACTTTTTTTATCATCTCTCATTATCATAATCTTTTGTACCATGTTCCAAAATTCTAAAGGATAATAAATTTCTAATTTTCTTATGTCTTTGGAGATTGAATCAAATGAATTCCTCATTATCATTTCTGAGAATTTAGTATTTTTCAAATCAACCCAGTAATCATCATCACCATAAATTCTAAAATCACTTTTATCTATTATTTCTTCATTGTTCCATAATTCTTTTGTTCCTTTTTCATCATTTTTTTTGACTTCTAGCATTTTTATATCCCCCTAATTATTGGAATTTTCACATAACGTTTCTGTATTCATGAATCCCACCAGGGGTTGTCTGCTGAAATGCTTCCCTGAAATCCTTCTCGCAGACCAAGGCTCCAAAGGAGCCGCTGCTTGAATATTATGTTATACGATGGAATCACTTCTTCGATTAACCAACATTCATTCTTGATTCTAATCTGTCATTGTTCTGCTATATGTTCCAATAAATCTCCTGGCTGACAACCTAAAGCCGCACATAATTTATCAATCACTTCTAATGATACATATTCGTTCGTATTGAGTTTCGCCATTGTAGCAGACGAAATACCTGTCATTTTCAATAAATCCTGCTTCTTAATCTCCCTGTCGATCAATAATTTTTGAAAAGGTTTATAACTAATCATCTGCTATTCCTTTCACACATCAAGTGAATTTTTCTTTAATTATATGAAAGTATATTTCCTTTATCAAAAACATCTTCAACATGTATTGACTTAATTATTTGATATGATAAAATCATGTTTAATAAGTTGAATTTTTATTCATAAAATCAAATACATTGGATGGTGTTCAAAATGCATAATTCTTTAGAAGTCTTACTTGATTCACTGATTCATACTCGAATTGAATCTTTATATGGCGAGCTTATCAAAAACAACTCCAGCTACAACCAGTTCTCATCCGAACGGAATCTCTACTTCAAGCAGTTACATGAAGGAGCACCGGAGAATATACAGAAGACCTTATTCCTTTACGACGATGCTGAGCTTTCTGTTCAAGCTATTTTAGAACGTGAAATTTATTTACAAGGTTTTAAGGACACTCTTCACCTGCATAACGAATTATATATATCTTTAGATTGAGAGCCTTCTGGCTCTTTTTCATTTTGATTCTGTTGTATAACGTTCCCGCATTCACGACGCCCTAGTGCCTTAAGGACCGAGGGCCCGGCTGTCGCTTGCGGCAGTTAGGCGGTGGGATGTGGCCGGTGAATTCACTTCCCCGAAATGCCTCTTCCAGGGTCGGGCTTGTCCCGGCCAGATGCGTTGAATACGATGTTATACGAAGCAATCGACTTTTTCGAATCATCATTCAAATTCAATAATTTCTTCAAGATATTTTAAAACTTCATCTTCACTAAGTTCAATTAACTTAATAGCTGTTCCATGAGGATCTAATAGATAACTGGTAACATATATTGAGATCCCTAATTTTTGTTTAGTTACTTCTCGAAGCTCAATTAATTCTTCGTTATCAATACTAGTTTCAAATAAATTAGTTATTTGTTCGAAATACTCAATAACATCTTTGATCAATATTATCAGTTGTGCAAACAGTTTATCTGTTATATACGAATTGAATATTCCACCGATGCATGATCCCCAAAATGAATTATGATTCGAATGAACAATTTCACTTAATTGGCTATATATACGTTGTGAGGTAGTGTTGTTATCTACGGCAAGTCTTCGATCTTGTGGAGAAATTCTAAATTTATTATTTTCTTTTATCCAAAAATTCGCTTTATCGGGATTCTCAATAAAATATTTTAAGAGCCATGATGTTTCATAAGTTTGTCGAAGCATAACTAAACATTCGTCCTCTAACCCCATCTTTAGCATTTGGTAAGTGGCCACTATATGGTTTATTAGCCTTGAAGTTATAAAAAACCGAGCGTGATAAAATAAATCGTCTTCTTTATCTAATTTTTCATCATTAAGCATTTTCAAGTAGCTAATACTTTCCCAAAATGTATCATCTCTATCATCTAGATGTTCCAAAAATAACTTTTCTTTGGAACTTTCGTAAACTAAATCTTTAATGTTTTTCACATTACCTACTCCTTTGCTTAAATCGAATTTAATTGATTTATTGTTTTTCGATACTTTCGTATAACGTTCCTGTATTCACGACCCCAACGAATGCTGGGGTGTCCGGCTGCTTCTACTTCCCCCGGAATTCTTCTGCCGGACCGAGGGCATATGCCCGATGCGTGAATATAATGTTATATGCTGCCTGTATCTTTCCAGATTCTCTTAATCTTATTCGATCTTTTCCTTCCTTAATTTTATGCTTTCTCTCTGTCTTTTCACAACCT
Proteins encoded:
- a CDS encoding SDR family oxidoreductase, which gives rise to MKLTGNTIFITGGGSGIGRALAEALHNLGNKVIISGRRKERLEETIKANPGMSAVELNVQDPASIEVAAKQLIKEYPDFNVLINNAGIIQSDDAAGVVDEDVLISTVTTNLLGPIRLTSAFIEHLKSKEEAVVINTTSILGFVPLATTAVYSATKAALHTYTLSQRYMLKDTSVKVIEIVPPWVQSNNDEPRAMSLTSFIDATIKILGTDTDEVLVEEAKMFRNNPGPNEGVFVTQLNDTMNSKPPKIH
- a CDS encoding helix-turn-helix domain-containing protein, coding for MISYKPFQKLLIDREIKKQDLLKMTGISSATMAKLNTNEYVSLEVIDKLCAALGCQPGDLLEHIAEQ
- a CDS encoding retropepsin-like aspartic protease translates to MKIEYRDGLLFTEITIHYNGQKKVINNVVIDTGASHTLISQDEVDDIGIRVGLEDDIITSYGIGGKEHAFTKTIEGIQVGEYILRDTPIDFTSFRFHNINGLLGLDILIKGKFNVDLEHFELLR
- a CDS encoding phosphotransferase, whose amino-acid sequence is MKIGELLGIGNTARVYRWGKTEVIKIFYDQSSAINEAKNAEIINNLKLRSPNYSGLVEYEGKIGIVYERIDGPTMLWYIEPTERSISYNANLMANLQYEIHNVENKIFPNLKPEITNKINNSQEISNHEKQIIIDMLNSLPDGNTICHYDFHPDNIIISPNGPIIIDWLNLLVGNQEADVTRTSMMIQSRSLPPNVPSWLMNREFRELFNKEYLTEYIKLTDMNDGFLERWMIPTLAARIDEMQGEYRQEIKDKLQIRLKK
- a CDS encoding TetR/AcrR family transcriptional regulator, which produces MDRRIQKSRQAIIDAFMRLMSEKEFERITINQIAEEANVNRGTVYLHFADKYDLRDQCMEAQINELLRNCMSEDNFFHLPSKTALLRTFEYLEQHASFYSIMLTNKGSTVFRNQIETMFRQSLCEHLDSINLDQEMNRDITVQFLISAAVGVLEWWITRSMPYPASVMVEQFWNLLNRGVEGHERTSSI